From the genome of Winogradskyella forsetii, one region includes:
- a CDS encoding carboxypeptidase-like regulatory domain-containing protein, translating into MKKIGNIIIIAILLFLIGLFIRPEKVIYLPKITGQVIDQNGNPIQNAIVARIEEKELKNNDYELFKSQTDTTDLNGNFELSEKSKIEWFHTPLDLPFVYCYANFQVSKKGYDTYKTDYNAEENSKYNENLNACKGIVFKPKITLKKL; encoded by the coding sequence ATGAAAAAAATCGGAAATATTATAATAATTGCTATTCTGCTATTTTTGATAGGCCTATTTATTCGACCGGAAAAGGTCATATATCTACCTAAAATAACTGGACAGGTCATTGACCAAAATGGAAACCCGATTCAAAACGCCATAGTCGCACGTATTGAAGAAAAGGAGCTAAAAAATAATGACTATGAACTATTTAAATCACAAACGGATACGACTGACTTAAATGGGAATTTCGAACTTAGCGAAAAATCTAAAATTGAATGGTTTCATACACCACTTGATTTGCCATTTGTTTACTGTTATGCAAATTTTCAGGTTTCAAAAAAAGGATACGACACTTATAAAACGGACTATAATGCAGAGGAAAATAGTAAATACAATGAAAACCTAAATGCTTGCAAAGGAATTGTATTTAAACCGAAAATAACATTAAAAAAGCTCTAG